The region CAGGGATGGGCGCTTCGTCATCGGGTTGTGAGGTCTGAGGCAACCATGTCTTTCCCTGCTCTGCGAGTGTTCTTAGAAGGCTATGAGTAGAGACACCGTCCGGTCGGAAGGAGAAGATGGCTGAGATTATAGCCAGGGTGATATCCCAAAAGGGGACCTGCTCGGCTGGGCACCGCTTGGGCGATGAGTTTGTCATAGGGGAGAAAACCCCACCGGGCATGTGTCCCTGGGCCTTTTACACCCTCTTCCCTTTTGCCGGGGTACTGCAGTTTGGGGGCTCGTTCCCCTGGGAAGATGACAAAGACAGAGCCACCATCGCCTGCCCGGACGCGGGAAATCCGGTGGTGTTTGAGTTGAGACGGTGTCTGCCCCAGGATTAGCGGGGCGGATGTCTGAAGTCTAATCCACCTTTACCGCAGGAGGGAGAATCATGAAGGAAGATCTGAGGAAGGCTATCGTCAAGTATCTGGACACTCACCGCCACTGCACCTTGGCCACGGTAAGCGAGGATGGCAGTGCACATGCCAGTACCGTATCCTACGTGAACCAGGGACTCGACATCTACTTCATGACTGACCCCAGCAGCCGGAAGGCGAAGAACATGGCGTTCTGCAACAAGATGGCTTTTGCTGTTACTGAGGACTATCTGGACTGGGATGAGATCAGGGGAGTGCATTTGTCCGGCACTGTCGAATGGATCAAGGATGAGGCAGACCTGAAGCGGGTGCAGAAGATGTTTGGCGACAAGTTTCCCCAGGTCCACAAATACCTGGGCGGCTATGGAGTTACCATCGACATCATCCCCTTCCTCAAGATCAGCCCCGGCAAGATTGACTATCTGGACTTCTCCAAGGGCTTCAATCACTGGGATACCCTGGAGTTGTG is a window of Chloroflexota bacterium DNA encoding:
- a CDS encoding pyridoxamine 5'-phosphate oxidase family protein — encoded protein: MKEDLRKAIVKYLDTHRHCTLATVSEDGSAHASTVSYVNQGLDIYFMTDPSSRKAKNMAFCNKMAFAVTEDYLDWDEIRGVHLSGTVEWIKDEADLKRVQKMFGDKFPQVHKYLGGYGVTIDIIPFLKISPGKIDYLDFSKGFNHWDTLEL
- a CDS encoding TIGR04076 family protein, with the translated sequence MAEIIARVISQKGTCSAGHRLGDEFVIGEKTPPGMCPWAFYTLFPFAGVLQFGGSFPWEDDKDRATIACPDAGNPVVFELRRCLPQD